One Amaranthus tricolor cultivar Red isolate AtriRed21 chromosome 1, ASM2621246v1, whole genome shotgun sequence DNA window includes the following coding sequences:
- the LOC130801087 gene encoding MAG2-interacting protein 2 isoform X2, translated as MKIERRHHKVALPIVGLFVPSFKETKGSHMCTFSFLTSDGSLHHIEVSQDLNASLSSIQTWSDVKKQFSLHFFCLDYNVEHCLLALVGGPSNISMSTSSSTGSYTLSIWRWSKKSDLLQVSSLQFEGIYSKPKGFTGLIISPKVLISPNGKFIGTLDLRAHLNIFKLDVDCLSVSPLSHGETKSDFLEDIVDFTWWSDHICTIYKKGGATTMLDVISGKKLLENDSLFSMPVLENTKYFSGKVFVLDILVPRERHSSYDHLELNYIHDLEQYTVGNLDQVGISKLSWRLSSFSERSVPEMYDVLINSQNFQSALEFADRYKLNKDKVFKSQWLNSGQGSDEVQSFLSNVKDEAFVLGECVERVGHSEVAMRALLAYGLKLTNRYKFGEPESDLGEHVWDFRLTRLQLLQFMDRLETFLGINMGRFSVQEYSKFRVMPINEAAVKLAENGKIGALNLLFKRHPFSLSPHILKILSAIPETILVQTYCQLLPGRSPPSVTVLREKDWVECEDMLGYIRDLSEHDGRSALIRTEPVIKQLSGILWPSTDEILIWYRERAEEIDKLSGQLENSVSLIDYGCRRGMYELQQFADDVSYLQQIIYSEGNDDEMNCPISFIEWEHMSDYEKFKTILKGVKEENFIERLRIRAIPFMKKNLHLGGEHQRDESFLVRWLKEMAVQNNIDFCSLVIDEWCHDVQSGFFVDEMEAADCALQCIYLCSAMDMWNTMASIISKFRNARGTEIRSAGLEKRLKSAEGHIEAGRLLGLYQVPKPLGFFLKAHSDDKAVKQILRLILSKFARRQPGRSDNDWASMWRDLQCLQEKAFPFVDMEYLLIEFCRGLLKAGRFSLARNYLKGTGTISLPTDKAEALVIQTAREYFFSASSLSSPEIWRARDCLDLFPSSPSVRLEADVIDALTVKLPNLGVNILPLQYKQIKDPMEIVKMAITNQAGAYLNVDEIINVAKLLGLSSQEDISVVQEAIAREAAVAGDLQLAFDLCLVLARKGHGLVWDLCAAIAKGPAIENMDLSSRKQLLGFALCHCDDESIGDLLHAWKDLDMQDQLDSLMMLTGTPDFSVKGSSMNLASGHTVQSVLVGDISKHEENHLNNIKMIISKVAKDLPVANGTSWDDVLREDGKVLSFANLQLPWLVQLSCDSELVKHFDRVSVPGKQYLSVRIQVVTIILSWLARNGFAPRDDLISSLAKSIMEPPVTEEDDVLGCSFLLNLVDALHGVEVIEQQLNAREDYQEICSLMNVGMIYSLLHNSEVECKDPLQRRELIWRKFQEKISSEDLDKVEKAHSTFWRGWKLKLEEQMRVADHTKVLEELIPGVDTARFLSGDLQYMNSVVMSFIESVKLQRKPILKDVLKLADTYGLNRTEILLKFLACVLVSEAWSNEEIDAEILDFREEILHSATESIDIITSVVYPVIDGCNKARLAYVFAQISDCYLHLAGTQDLAESSIKLGQFYRVLGQECFDVSFITDLNFKNIVDVNFGSLNSDLFNHEICQHVNEFTVEALAKMVQALHSTITGASSKNIMFWQDVYKHHVQTLLKNLEYKAKKIRLENPESLLNLLSELEQTYDACRKYIRILDHQSALIIMNKFFNGVVPLHVFKEIMHLSLKDCLIVLLNFWVRLNADLVEIAENLERSTAVSLMICFKVFMKLVVDGKVSQSQGWEVVYFFVDSAATRPSVDYCSFCRSMVLSGCTFSSVEAVFSEAFSECSIDLSINPGTKGGVSCSPDVCNLYLNILESILSNLVHDNGERQKLHNLLSSISGLDGDLETLKRVRTAVWERIAKFSDNLQLPSHIRVYALEVLQYILGRKGKISTEQEDGIIPWESWDDWSATGKSSELTEEQVLQSQAEGTNRFKNTLVALKTTELAGSISSHLEISADDLQTVDSAVSCFTKFCGAADSHAHFEALLAVLGEWESLFLAEKTNETSVEVSGASDPGINWSDDWDEAWESFHDEEPVVDEYVKPSISIHPLHKCWMEILRKLVMLSRFDEVVKLIDQSLVRSDIVLITEDDAINLSNMLIDSDSFMALKASLLLPYRTLHLRCLDAVEKQLKQGDNLENIDMKFLILVLSSGIISSIISKSEFRATFSYTCYLVGVFSRQSQNALVSSIHQNMSCDDDESFNSTFRRVLFPCFVAELVKANQQILAGFLVTKYMHTNPSLCLLNVAEVGLRRYLQSHVQLLESHDSSSEATKPEILRQTLTNLEGKSKTLICSALSSLSNSS; from the exons ATGAAAATAGAGCGCAGGCATCATAAAGTGGCATTGCCAATTGTGGGCCTTTTTGTGCCTAGTTTTAAAGAGACAAAGGGATCTCATAT GTGTACCTTTAGTTTTCTTACTTCTGATGGGTCTCTTCATCACATTGAGGTCAGCCAGGATCTCAACGCTTCTCTCTCCTCAATTCAAACCTGGAGTGACGTAAAGAAACAGTTTTCACTACATTTCTTCTGTTTAGACTACAATGTAGAACATTGCTTACTTGCTCTGGTTGGTGGGCCTAGCAATATTTCTATGTCTACTAGCAGTAGTACTG GATCTTATACTCTTTCTATATGGCGGTGGAGTAAGAAATCAGATTTGCTTCAAGTCAGTTCTTTGCAGTTCGAAGGCATTTATAGCAAACCAAAAGGCTTTACAGGCCTAATTATATCTCCAAAGGTGTTAATCTCACCGAATGGAAAATTTATTGGTACCTTAGATTTAAGAGCACACTTGAACATTTTTAAGCTCGATGTTGACTGCTTGTCTGTTTCTCCTCTTTCTCATGGAGAAACAAAAAGTGATTTTCTAGAAGATATAGTGGATTTCACTTGGTGGTCTGATCACATATGCACTATTTACAAGAAGGGAGGGGCTACAACCATGTTGGATGTCATTAGCGGTAAAAAGCTGCTAGAAAATGATTCCCTGTTTTCTATGCCTGTTCTGGAAAACACTAAATATTTTTCAGGCAAAGTATTTGTTTTAGATATTCTAGTGCCTAGGGAGAGACATAGTTCTTATGATCACTTAGAATTAAATTATATCCATGACTTGGAGCAGTATACCGTAGGGAACCTTGATCAAGTTGGTATATCAAAACTCTCATGGAGACTGTCATCATTTTCTGAGAGATCAGTTCCTGAAATGTATGATGTCCTAATCAACAGTCAGAATTTTCAGTCTGCTTTAGAATTTGCTGATCGATAtaaattgaacaaggataaagtATTTAAGTCTCAGTGGCTGAACTCTGGACAAGGTAGTGATGAGGTGCAATCTTTTCTGTCTAATGTGAAGGATGAAGCCTTTGTGCTTGGTGAATGTGTTGAGAGAGTTGGGCATAGTGAGGTTGCAATGAGGGCGTTACTTGCTTATGGACTTAAACTGACTAATCGCTACAAGTTTGGTGAACCTGAATCGGACTTAGGTGAGCATGTGTGGGATTTTCGTCTGACGAGACTTCAGTTGTTGCAGTTCATGGATAGGCTGGAGACATTCCTCGGAATAAACATGGGCAG GTTTTCTGTGCAGGAATACAGCAAATTCCGTGTTATGCCTATTAATGAAGCCGCTGTGAAGCTTGCTGAGAATGGAAAAATCGGAGCTTTAAACCTTCTGTTCAAGCGGCACCCATTCTCCTTGTCTCCTCATATTTTGAAAATACTGTCTGCTATACCTGAAACAATTCTAGTCCAAACATACTGTCAACTCCTTCCTGGAAGGTCTCCTCCTTCAGTCACTGTTCTTCGAGAAAAAGATTGGGTTGAATGTGAAGATATGCTAGGTTACATCAGAGACTTATCTGAGCATGACGGAAGATCTGCACTTATTAGAACTGAACCTGTTATTAAGCAACTCTCAGGGATTTTGTGGCCATCAACCGATGAGATTTTGATATGGTACAGGGAAAGGGCTGAAGAAATTGATAAACTTAGTGGACAATTAGAGAATAGTGTATCCTTAATTGACTATGGTTGCCGTAGGGGTATGTATGAGTTACAGCAGTTTGCTGATGATGTTTCATACTTGCAGCAGATTATTTATTCTGAAGGTAATGATGACGAGATGAACTGTCCTATCAGTTTTATTGAGTGGGAGCATATGTCTGATTATGAGAAATTCAAAACTATACTTAAGGGTGTGAAAGAAGAAAATTTTATTGAAAGGTTACGTATTCGTGCAATCCCCTTCATGAAGAAGAATCTTCATTTGGGAGGAGAACATCAGAGGGACGAATCATTTTTGGTTCGGTGGTTGAAGGAGATGGCTGTTCAgaataatattgatttttgctCCTTGGTCATTGATGAATGGTGTCATGATGTACAAAGTGGATTTTTTGTGGATGAGATGGAAGCAGCAGACTGTGCTTTGCAGTGCATATACTTGTGCAGTGCGATGGATATGTGGAATACAATGGCATCCATTATTTCAAAGTTTCGAAATGCCAGAG GTACTGAGATTCGTTCTGCAGGTCTTGAGAAAAGACTTAAATCAGCAGAGGGCCATATTGAAGCAGGCCGACTTTTGGGTCTTTATCAG GTTCCAAAGCCATTGGGTTTCTTTCTAAAGGCTCACAGTGATGATAAAGCTGTAAAACAAATTCTCCGCCTTATACTCTCAAAATTTGCACGGCGACAACCAGGCCGATCCGATAACGATTGGGCAAGCATGTGGCGTGATTTGCAGTGTTTGCAAGAAAAGGCCTTTCCCTTTGTAGATATGGAGTATTTGCTAATTGAATTTTGTAGGGGACTTCTTAAAGCTGGAAGATTTTCTCTCGCGAGGAACTACTTGAAGGGTACAGGAACAATCAGTTTGCCAACTGATAAGGCAGAAGCCCTTGTGATCCAAACAGCAAGAGAATATTTTTTCTCAGCATCAAGTCTATCTTCACCTGAG ATATGGAGGGCTAGGGACTGTCTTGATCTTTTTCCGAGCAGCCCCAGTGTTAGATTGGAGGCTGATGTTATTGATGCATTAACAGTCAAACTACCAAACCTCGGCGTTAATATTTTACCTCTTCAGTATAAGCAAATAAAGGATCCCATGGAAATTGTAAAGATGGCTATCACTAACCAGGCTGGAGCGTATCTGAATGTTGATGAAATCATCAATGTTGCCAAGCTTCTTGGATTAAGTTCTCAGGAAGATATATCTGTTGTTCAAGAAGCTATAGCACGAGAAGCTGCTGTTGCTGGTGATCTGCAGTTGGCTTTCGATCTATGCCTTGTTTTGGCGCGGAAAGGTCATGGTCTAGTTTGGGACCTTTGTGCTGCAATAGCTAAGGGTCCTGCAATTGAGAACATGGATTTAAGCTCTCGGAAGCAGCTTTTGGGCTTTGCTTTGTGCCATTGTGATGATGAATCCATTGGTGACCTGTTGCATGCATGGAAAGATCTAGATATGCAAGACCAACTTGACTCTTTAATGATGCTAACAGGCACTCCCGACTTTTCTGTTAAAGGTTCCTCGATGAATTTAGCTTCTGGCCATACTGTTCAATCTGTATTGGTTGGTGACATTTCTAAGCATGAAGAAAAtcatttaaataatattaagatGATAATTTCTAAGGTTGCCAAAGATCTTCCTGTGGCAAATGGAACCAGTTGGGATGACGTCCTACGAGAAGATGGGAAAGTCCTATCTTTTGCTAATCTGCAACTTCCATGGTTAGTCCAATTAAGTTGTGATTCAGAACTGGTAAAACATTTCGATCGTGTTTCGGTTCCCGGAAAACAATATCTTTCAGTGAGAATTCAAGTCGTAACAATTATCTTGTCCTGGTTAGCTAGAAATGGGTTTGCTCCCAGGGATGATTTGATTTCTTCTTTGGCTAAATCCATTATGGAACCACCAGTTACAGAGGAAGATGATGTCTTGGGTTGCTCTTTCCTTCTAAACCTCGTTGACGCTTTACATGGGGTTGAAGTTATTGAACAACAACTAAATGCAAGGGAAGATTACCAGGAGATTTGTAGTCTTATGAATGTAGGGATGATCTATAGTTTATTACACAATTCAGAAGTCGAATGCAAAGATCCACTTCAAAGGAGGGAGCTCATATGGAGAAAATTCCAGGAGAAGATTAGTTCAG AGGACCTCGATAAAGTTGAAAAAGCACATTCCACCTTTTGGAGAGGCTGGAAGCTGAAATTGGAAGAGCAAATGCGAGTGGCAGATCATACAAAGGTGTTGGAGGAACTAATCCCCGGGGTTGATACTGCACGCTTCTTATCTGGGGACTTGCAGTATATGAATAGTGTTGTAATGTCCTTCATCGAATCAGTGAAATTGCAAAGGAAACCTATCTTGAAAGACGTGTTGAAACTAGCAGACACCTATGGCTTAAATCGCACAGAG ATTTTGTTGAAGTTCCTggcttgtgttttggtttcggAGGCTTGGAGCAATGAGGAAATAGATGCTGAAATTCTAGATTTTAGAGAAGAAATTCTTCATTCTGCGACAGAGAGTATTGATATCATAACTTCTGTTGTGTATCCTGTGATTGATGGTTGCAATAAAGCTCGCCTTGCTTATGTTTTTGCACAGATATCAGATTGTTACCTGCATTTGGCCGGAACACAAGACCTAGCTGAGTCATCTATAAAGTTGGGGCAATTTTACCGGGTCCTTGGACAAGAATGCTTTGATGTCTCCTTCATTACCGATCTGAACTTCAAAAACATCGTCGATGTAAATTTTGGCAGCCTTAACTCTGATCTATTCAATCATGAAATTTGCCAGCATGTTAATGAATTCACAGTGGAAGCATTGGCCAAAATGGTACAAGCACTTCATAGTACTATAACCGGTGCATCTTCAAAGAATATTATGTTTTGGCAAGATGTGTATAAGCATCAtgttcaaactctgttgaagaATTTGGAGTACAAGGCTAAAAAGATTCGTCTCGAAAATCCCGAGAGCCTGCTGAACTTGCTAAGTGAACTTGAACAGACATATGATGCCTGCAGAAAGTATATTAGAATCTTGGATCATCAATCTGCCTTGATCATCATGAACAAATTCTTCAATGGAGTTGTCCCTTTGCATGTTTTTAAGGAGATTATGCATCTTTCTTTAAAGGACTGCCTTATTGTGCTTCTGAACTTCTGGGTTAGATTGAATGCTGATTTGGTGGAAATTGCCGAAAATCTGGAGAGGTCAACTGCAGTTTCTCTGATGATTTGCTTCAAAGTTTTCATGAAGTTAGTCGTGGACGGAAAAGTTTCACAAAGTCAAGGATGGGAAGTGGTGTATTTCTTTGTCGATAGTGCTGCAACTCGCCCATCCGTAGATTATTGTTCTTTCTGTAGGTCCATGGTCTTGTCTGGCTGCACGTTTAGCTCTGTGGAGGCGGTATTTTCCGAAGCTTTTTCAGAATGCTCAATTGACTTGAGTATAAACCCCGGCACTAAGGGTGGTGTTAGTTGTTCACCTGATGTTTGTAACTTATACCTTAACATACTAGAAAGTATTCTATCTAACTTGGTTCATGACAATGGGGAACGGCAAAAGTTACACAACTTGTTATCTTCCATTAGTGGATTGGATGGTGACCTGGAAACTCTAAAACGGGTTCGTACTGCCGTTTGGGAAAGAATAGCCAAGTTCTCTGATAACCTGCAGCTACCAAGTCATATAAGAGTTTATGCACTCGAGGTGTTGCAATATATTTTAGGTCGAAAAGGGAAGATCTCTACAGAGCAGGAAGACGGTATTATTCCGTGGGAAAGCTGGGATGATTGGAGCGCCACGGGTAAAAGTTCCGAACTTACAGAAGAGCAAGTTCTTCAAAGTCAAGCCGAGGGAACAAACCGATTTAAGAATACACTGGTTGCACTGAAAACGACTGAGCTTGCTGGTTCGATATCATCCCACTTGGAAATAAGTGCAGATGATCTTCAAACGGTTGATTCTGCAGTTTCTTGCTTTACAAAATTTTGTGGGGCGGCAGATTCACATGCTCATTTTGAGGCTCTTCTGGCCGTTTTAGGCGAGTGGGAATCCCTCTTTCTGGCTGAGAAAACAAACGAAACTTCTGTCGAAGTTTCTGGGGCATCTGATCCCGGTATCAACTGGAGTGATGACTGGGATGAGGCCTGGGAAAGCTTTCATGACGAGGAACCTGTTGTAGACGAGTACGTAAAGCCCTCCATCTCTATCCATCCTCTGCACAAATGCTGGATGGAGATCTTGCGGAAACTCGTCATGCTGTCACGATTTGATGAGGTTGTGAAATTAATCGACCAATCCTTGGTAAGATCTGACATCGTTTTGATTACTGAAGACGATGCAATTAACCTGAGCAACATGTTAATCGATTCTGATTCCTTCATGGCTCTAAAAGCCAGTTTATTACTCCCATACAGAACATTACATTTACGCTGCTTAGATGCAGTCGAAAAGCAGCTTAAACAAGGAGATAACCTGGAGAATATCGACATGAAATTCTTAATCCTCGTTTTGTCTTCTGGGATTATTTCCAGTATCATCTCGAAATCAGAATTCAGAGCTACATTCTCTTACACCTGTTACCTGGTGGGCGTTTTTTCACGACAATCTCAGAATGCCCTAGTGTCAAGCATACATCAGAATATGAGTTGTGACGACGACGAAAGCTTCAACTCAACGTTTAGACGAGTTTTGTTCCCTTGTTTTGTGGCGGAGTTGGTGAAGGCGAACCAGCAGATTCTAGCAGGATTTCTCGTGACTAAATATATGCACACAAACCCTTCTCTGTGCTTGTTAAATGTGGCCGAGGTTGGCCTCAGACGATATTTACAAAGCCATGTTCAGTTGCTCGAAAGTCACGACTCTTCCTCTGAAGCAACAAAGCCTGAAATACTACGGCAGACACTAACCAACTTGGAAGGGAAATCGAAGACCTTGATCTGTTCTGCGTTATCATCGCTTTCCAATAGTTCGTAG